The Mixophyes fleayi isolate aMixFle1 chromosome 1, aMixFle1.hap1, whole genome shotgun sequence genome includes a region encoding these proteins:
- the LOC142139992 gene encoding E3 SUMO-protein ligase KIAA1586-like, whose product MKKQHTLRDFFNKKTKSDSAVVSELPLEGSTQSLAKPIQCEESSTSIEIENHNNSNIADSLPECWSVQQYKNFKEKYEGLGICNKKLGCEYCAKYDFIKEKSVHVSKEWKGFQIEASGKNRMVQQASLRKKMKEHFSSKAHNICKDNFKIREQDTITNVVDTMNKKYFSTTCRVFNTIYSLTKRCKPFSDIEDEIELQMKNGLDMRIGLHSRKTAVKIVDFIAKEIKKEIFSKITAKDKKICLIIDEASTISCKPVIILFLKVEDSVSSPTIFVELVELEKQDAETICSSVLESLHKIGLTKNYLQKNLIGFCSDGASVMLGRKSGVSTRITKDFPNILIWHCLNHRLQLVLDDSIKEIKQVNHFKIFLDKIYTIFHQSNKNQIELTKISEQLGIEIIKIGRILGPRWAACSLRSTLAVWRAYPALHHYFSSNAKYLGMATRLKNIFFLTDLALMIDILHEISLLSNALQARNTDIIKAEKLVIRSIKAFEMLEKEKGPYEKKVNELITSESYKKIDFVENHRFVGLPRKTLLQGIVTNFKKRLMDCGHLKASCSQFDDNNALQFLKFLEPDYWNIEEVIVPWKAAEEQLHVFNTFFNYQIEINEY is encoded by the coding sequence ATGAAAAAGCAACATACTTTGAGAGATtttttcaataagaaaacaaagtcAGATTCCGCTGTTGTATCAGAATTGCCCTTGGAAGGTTCAACACAGTCACTAGCAAAACCAATACAGTGTGAAGAAAGCAGCACgtcaattgaaatagaaaatcacAACAACTCCAATATTGCAGACAGTCTTCCGGAATGCTGGTCAgtgcaacaatataaaaattttaaagaaaaatatgaaggCCTGGGCATTTGTAACAAAAAGTTAGGTTGTGAGTATTGTGCGAAATATGATTTCATAAAAGAGAAAAGTGTTCATGTGTCAAAAGAGTGGAAAGGTTTTCAGATTGAGGCATCAGGGAAAAACAGAATGGTACAACAAGCTTCtctaaggaaaaaaatgaaagaacatttttcatcAAAGGCTCATAACATTTGTAAAGACAACTTCAAAATACGTGAGCAGGATACTATAACAAACGTAGTAgatacaatgaataaaaaatatttcagtactacttgtagagtatttaatacaatttacagcctgacaaaaagatgtaaaccattttcaGACATAGAAGATGAGATCGAACTGCAAATGAAAAATGGATTAGATATGAGAATAGGATTGCATTCACGTAAAACTGCTGTGAAAATAGTAGATTTTATTgccaaggaaattaaaaaagaaatatttagtaaaattactgcaaaagataagaaaatatgtttgattattgaTGAAGCTTCAACTATATCTTGCAAACCAGTTATAATACTGTTCTTAAAAGTTGAGGACTCAGTTTCATCTCCAACAATTTTTGTTGAGCTAGTTGAATtggaaaaacaagatgcagagacAATATGTTCTTCAGTTCTGGAAAGCTTACATAAAATTGGGCTTACCAAGAACtacttacaaaaaaatttaatcGGATTTTGCTCTGATGGTGCAAGTGTTATGCTTGGGCGAAAATCTGGAGTGAGCACTAGGATCACAAAAGACTTCCCAAACATATTAATATGGCACTGTTTAAACCATCGCCTCCAACTTGTTTTAGATGACtcaataaaggaaataaagcaaGTAAATCATTTCAAAATATTCCTTGATAAGATATATACTATTTTTCATCAATCCAATAAGAACCAGATTGAACTTACCAAAATATCCGAACAACTTGGAATTGAAATTATTAAGATTGGTAGAATTTTGGGACCAAGATGGGCTGCCTGTAGTTTAAGGTCAACCCTAGCTGTGTGGCGCGCTTATCCTGCACTACATCACTATTTTTCTTCAAATGCCAAGTACTTGGGTATGGCTACccgtcttaaaaatatattttttttaactgatttggCATTAATGATTGATATTTTACACGAAATTTCTCTGCTTTCCAATGCACTGCAAGCAAGAAATACCGACATAATAAAGGCTGAAAAGCTTGTGATTCGATCTATTAAAGCATTTGAAATGCTTGAAAAAGAAAAGGGTCCATACGAAAAAAAggttaatgaattaattacttcAGAAAGCTACAAAAAAATCGATTTTGTAGAAAATCATCGGTTTGTTGGCCTTCCTCGGAAAACACTCTTACAAGGCATTGTAacgaattttaaaaaaagattaatggATTGTGGCCATTTAAAAGCAAGTTGTAGCCAATTTGATGATAATAATGCATTACAATTTCTCAAGTTTTTGGAGCCAGATTACTGGAATATTGAAGAAGTAATAGTTCCATGGAAAGCAGCTGAAGAGCAATtgcatgtatttaatacatttttcaattaccAAATTGAGATTAATGAGTATTGA